TTAAACACAATATTTAACAGGCGTGATTCACCAGACTGTAAAGCTGGTAATTCATTTATAGATTGTTGGTTTGCAAGTAAATCATCTAACGCTGGTTGAGAAACATATTGTAACTTTAATAAGCGAATTGTTTCTTCATAGGCTTTCGCATCTTTTAAAAAGGTGATTGGCTTATTATCTACTAGTAATGCAAAGGCAGGTGATTGTGCAACTAATGTTTGCTCTAATTTCGCCAAAGTTTCTGCATCCTTTGTTTCATTACTAAACACTTGCTCTGGTATTATTTTCACAACCGAGTTAGCATCGATTAATAAGTCTTTATACTGATTACTTGCTTGCTGTTCTTTCGATGCAATTATTTCTTGAACAGCTTTGTCATCAGATACAGCACCCATATATTCATTTTCTACATATACATGATATATTTTATTTAGTGTTTCTTTATGATTATTTTCTTTTGTAAAGCCTGCGCTTATTGTGAAACTAGCCATTAGTACCGCAATAATTGACACTTTTTTAAAAGAAGAAAAATTGTAGGTGAATCGATTGCTTTCTTCTTTTTTATTACAAGACGAACTCATCAATAAAGCCCCTTCCAACTTTAGCCTAACATAGGTTTAATTACCCACAAAGATTTTGCACCACTATAATGTACCATAAAGAAAATGGCGTTTGAATATTTTATCCCTTTTGTAATGAAAATGTATTATTTCTCTACTAATTGTTACATAAATCTTATATTTGATAATCTTATTCTCACTCCTTTTATTTTTAAATTAGGAAGTATTATCCTTATTATTTTGTTTTAAATGAGTATTTAAACATATTTCTTTTTACTTTTTCAATATTTCGATAAAATAGAGTAAGAGACGTATACTAGTTGATTGGAGCGATTGATTTGAGTGATTCACAGACCACTAAGGTAGCTAAGGCAAGGCAGCAAAAAAAGAATACAGTTCGGAAAATAACCGCCCGAATTGTTATGGTTGCCATAGGTGCCGTCATTATGGCATTAGGACTAGAGCTATTTTTAGTACCAAACCACATTATGGACGGAGGAATCGTTGGTGTTTCCATTATTACCTCGCATTTATTAAGCATACCCCTAGGTATTTTCATCTTCGTTTTAAACTTACCTTTTATCTTTTTAGGCTATAAACAGATTGGTAAAACATTTGCACTTTCTACAGGGCTTGGCATCACTGTGCTCTCCGTAACAACAATCTTCTTACATAATCTTGAACCATTTACAACAGACACATTACTTGCGACAGTTTTTGGTGGGATGATTTTAGGTATTGGTGTCGGTATCGTTATACGTTACGGCGGTTCTTTAGATGGAACTGAAATTTTAGCCATTTTATTTAATAGAAAATCTCCATTCTCAGTCGGAGAAATTATTATGTTCTTCAATGTACTGATCTTTACTATTGCGGGTTTTGTTTTCACATGGGAGCAAGCTATGTACTCTATCATTGCCTATTATATAGCCTATAAAATGATTGATATTGTTATACAAGGGATGGAAGAGTCAAAATCTGTTTATATTATCAGTGATGAAATTGAAGAAATTGGTCAAACTATTATGGACCGACTTGGTCGTGGGGTAACTTTTCTTCACGGGGAAGGGGCCTACACAGGCAACGACAAAAAAGTTATTTTTACCGTTATTACACGCTTAGAAGAATCAAAATTGAAAACAATTGTCGCGGAAATAGACGACCATGCATTCCTTGCAATAGGGAATATTGCAGAAGTTAAAGGTGGCCGCTTCAAGAAGAAGGATATTCACTAAAAAGCACAGCTTGGACAAAAGAGAAAAAGTGTTAGATTGACTCAAATCAATCTAACACTTTTTACTATGTCCGTTGTTGTCCGCTACGGCGGACGCTTTCCGCGGGCACACCGTAAGCCGCAACCCTCGCTGTCGCGCGGCTTGTTGCGTCTTACGTGCTGTGCGTTCCCGCAGGAGTCGCCCGCCTTCGCTACCAACAACTATAAGGTTCCATTCATTTTAAACAGTGGAGATTTACGAATACCGTTTTCCCTCTTTTTAAAATTGATCCTCGCCTCTTGATTATGCTTCCCAAATATCTACTAATACATTTGTTTGTTCACGACCAGGGCCGACAGAGAAGGTAGCAATTTGAATGCCCGTTAATTCACTTACACGTTCTACATAGCGTCGTGCATTCTCTGGTAACTCTTCTAATGTGCGGCAGCCTGTAACATCTTCTGACCAGCCTGGAAGCTCCTCATAAATAGGTTCGCATTGTTCAATAATATGAAGGTTTGCTGGGTACTCTGTAATTGTTTCATCTTTATATTTATAAGCTGTACAAATTTTTACAGTGTCTAAACCTGATAAAACATCGATTGAATTTAATGCTAAATGCGTAATACCACTTACACGACGTGAATGGCGAACGACAACTGTATCAAACCAGCCTACACGACGAGGGCGTCCAGTCGTTGTACCGTATTCGCGACCTACTTCACGGATTTGCTGGCCAACTTCGTCAAATAATTCAGTTGGGAATGGACCATCTCCTACACGTGATGTATAGGCTTTACATACACCAATAACACTTGAAACTTTTGATGGGCCAATACCTGCACCAATTGCGAC
This DNA window, taken from Lysinibacillus sp. FSL M8-0337, encodes the following:
- a CDS encoding YitT family protein, translated to MVAIGAVIMALGLELFLVPNHIMDGGIVGVSIITSHLLSIPLGIFIFVLNLPFIFLGYKQIGKTFALSTGLGITVLSVTTIFLHNLEPFTTDTLLATVFGGMILGIGVGIVIRYGGSLDGTEILAILFNRKSPFSVGEIIMFFNVLIFTIAGFVFTWEQAMYSIIAYYIAYKMIDIVIQGMEESKSVYIISDEIEEIGQTIMDRLGRGVTFLHGEGAYTGNDKKVIFTVITRLEESKLKTIVAEIDDHAFLAIGNIAEVKGGRFKKKDIH